TCAACGCATATGTCGAGGAGAATGGAGTAGTTCTGAGGTCTATGGAGGACGAAGTGGCCATAACGTTCGACCTTGTCGATTCCAACACTAACGTTATAGAGGTCACCTTGTTTGCGCCCGAGGGGGATTCTTATTTTGGTGCGATGCTTTTCCCCAACGAATCTGGCTACAGTTTCTATATGGAATCGGTCTACGATAACAACGGAGAAACGTTCTGGGGATATTACTTCGGAACGATATCTAAGGACCTTAAGAAGATCACGATTGTCGGAACAGCGGATAACGCCGCTGGCACCTACATGATCTTCAACAATGTCTTCAAACTGGCAGAGTGAAACCTTTCAGGGCGGGACCAGACGGTCCTGCCCTTCATTTTTACTTGACAAAAGCGAGCGTTATTACCGCATATTTTTGTTACTGGCCATTCCTTCCTGCTTATGGGGCATCAAGTCTACATGAGCTGCGTTATACCCGAATCGAATAGAATTATAGGTCAGATCACAGCGCCGCTAGTACCGCCCCAGATACTACTATGGACAAGACTATGATCGCGATGAGTGCCCGGAACCAGTCCTTCACTCTGATTAGACCTATCAGCGCTGCTATGACTGCGAATATGACCTTTTCTTCACTCGTTTGTCCTGATAAATACTCGCAGGAGACTCGCTACTCGATGGTCGGATTGTGATTGGAGTGGGTGTGCTTTGCACTAATAAATGGTACTGGTTTTGGTGCAAGACGTTCGATGCGATTGGAGTCAAAAATCGGTGTTTTTGGTGTTTTTCGGAAATGCTAGGGGGGTTGTGCAAACCTTCCCTTGCACCATTTATTCCATTTAATGTCCGATCGTACTGGCAATCCGTTCTCCATAACACCATATTGTTCATTTTTGTCACGAGCGAGACATAACCAATTTATAGCGTATAGGCGGGTTTATTATTCATGTCCGAGCTGTCGGTCAAGATAGACAATTTCTTCCACATAACCGAGAGGGGCTCGGACTTGAAGACCGAGATCAAGGGAGGAGTCATAACCTTCCTTGCGATGTTCTACATCCTCGCGGTCAACCCGAGTATTCTGGCTCCGGCTGCGGGAGAAGAACTGTTCGGCCAGCTTGTAACCGCCACGGCACTGGCCTCATGCGTCTCATGTATACTCATGGGGCTGTATGCGAGATTCCCGATAGCTTTGGCCCCCGGAATGGGTATCAACGCATTCGTCTCGTACACAGTCGTCCTGAGCATGGGATTCAGCTATCCCCAGGCATTGCTCATTGTCCTCATCTCCGGTATCGCCTTCTTCATCCTGACGGTCAGCGGTCTTAGAATGAAGATCCTTCAGGCCATACCGATGGTGATGAAACTGGCGATCACCGCAGGTATAGGATTCTTCATCGTGGTCGTCGGACTGTTTAACGCAGGAATTATCATTCATGCGACCGGTTCCGCTCTGGAGCTCGGCGACCTATCTGCACCCGGTACGCTTCTCGCCTTGGCCTGCATCGTCATAACGATGTTCTTCTGGGCCAGGAATAGCTGGGGAGCCGTCCTGATCGGTATCATAGCGACCATCATCATCGGATTTGTCGGAGGGGCCCTGTTCGGTTGGGATACGGTCGTCAACGGGGCGCAGCTCATCCCAGGAGTGGGAACGGCCGCTATAACGGATCTCATCAGTATGCCTGATTTCGGGTTGTTCGGTGTCGTGTTCGATATAGGGTCGATCGAGGGCACGATGTGGTCGGCGTTCATAGTATCCATCATATCTCTGCTGATCATCGATATGTTCGATACTACGGGGACCATAGTCGGGGTCTCGCGTTCCGCCGGCATCATGGACGAGGACGGGGAGATCAAGGGCAACGAGAAGGCCCTGGAGGTCGACGCGGTAGCGACCGTCTTCGGTGCCGTCGCAGGTACTTCCACCACCACTTCTTTCATCGAGTCAAGCACCGGTATAGCCGCTGGGGCCAGGACGGGACTGATGGCGGTCGTTGTAGGACTGTTGTTCATGGCCATGCTGTTCTTCGTACCGGCATTCGCCATAATCACGCCGGCATGTACGGTGGGTGCGTTGTTCCTCGTGGGTTTGGCCATGATCACCGCCCTGAGGGAGATAGAATGGAACGATTACACCACCATCGCAACGGTGTTCGTCACGCTGTTCATGATGGGCTTGTCGGGATCGATAACCAATGGAATCGCTCTGGGAACGTTCGCTTACATCATCTGCATGGTGGCAGAGGGCAAATGGAGAGACATCTCACTGGTCCTGTGGGCATTCGAGATAATATTCCTGGTGCACTTCATTCTCCTTTACGAGTTCACACCCTGATCCATCGGCAGGGCATTCAGCGTCAGGGGATCTGCTGAAAAAGGATGCTGTGCATCCGTAAGTGTGATTGATGATCGGATCAGATCCTCTCCACGACCTCCGACCAGGATTTCAGCCTGTCGAAGGTCATCAGCCTGCAGCCGTCGCAGGTTGTGTAGGAATGGTCGATGTACTTCGATATCTTCAGAAGGGTCTCCGCATCCTCTGCGCTGATCTTCCCGGAATCGGCCGCCCTGTTGATGTAAGGGTCGAGGGTGCCGGCTATCCTTTCTTCGCCCAGAAGGGCTTTCAGCTTCTCTTCCAGCCTTATCCTGTACTGGCTGGCCGAACAGATGGATTTGGACGTGTTGCATGCTACTTCGGTCATGGGTAAAGGGACGTCATAGGAGCGTATAAAGGGGGTCGGAAACATTGGCCGTTAACCCGTGCAGGTACATAGTTGCGTTCGATAACAAGGTTTTGATACGATTAGAGTCGGACCGGAGATGTAAATCCCCTGCATCCAACTCTTCCATCATCAGTACTGAGTATACCACTAACATAAGCGGCACCGCTGTGACGGCGAAAGTACTTCTCGCTTCATCGGACCCCATTTCTCTTACCTGGACCGTTGTGGGGGTTCGTTGTAACGTTGTTTTTCATCGATGTTTGAGCTGATTTTGTACAATCTAAAGTTTAGAAATAAAACTCATTTAAAGTAAGTACTTACTATAAATGAACATAATAAATCATGTAAATTCATAATATATGCGGAAAAAGTGGCAAAATCATCATTATAATTTGGCTCGCTAAATACAATATACGAACCGTCGATCCAGCGTGGTCACATCATGGCCAGGAATGCACCAGAGACAACAATCGCCACAACGACGCCTGCCACGGCAGCCCATTTCCAATCCTTCTCGAGGATAAGGCCTATGAATGCAGTCACAACTGCGAACATCGGGGACGTTATCAGGATTAGTACTCCGTAGTAAAGGAAAGGGTTGCCTTCCGTCATGAACTCCCCTATAACGATCAGGATCAGTCCCAATACGATTCCGATGCGGAGGGTCCATGCTATCGCCTTGTTCATGTTCACAGTATCCCTCCCACACGCAGAAGTACGAGAGTGGCCATAAAGAATAGGACCACCGAGAAGTATCTCCTGATGTATTTGGTGTCCAGCTTCCTCGCCAGGTACGTTCCCAACAATGCACCTATGAATGCACCTATGGCCACGCCTCCCGCGAAGGTCAGGTCGAGTTGACCGCTGAAGAAGTAGGTTATGGCGCCGGAGAACGCGGTGATCCCGATCATGTAGCTGCTCGTTGAACTGGCTGCTTTCATGGGGACGTGCATTATCAGATTCATCACGGGGACCTTGATGGCTCCCCCTCCGACTCCAGTCATGGAGGACATCATTCCCGCGAACACACATGCCAAACTGCCTGTGCCGGCGTTTTGCACATGATACGAGATGCACTCGCCGCTGGCCTCGTCCTTGTATTCGAAGCACATCTTGCCCCCTTCCCCGTTGGGTTCCACGACCCTCTCTGGACTGAGTATCATCCTGACACCACTGTAGATCATCACGGCGCAGAAGATCAGGCTCAGCAGCCATTCCTGCAGATATCCCGCGATCAAAGCTCCGGCCACGGCACCTATGGTGGTGGTCACCTCGAGCATCAATCCGAGACGGATGTTGGCCAGCCCTTTCTCCACGAATACGCTTGACGCTCCAACGGACCCTGCCACGATCCCCACAAGGCTGACGGCAGCCGCTTCGGCGGGCGCCATACCGAATGCGAGCATCAGAACGGGGACGAATATCACTCCCCCCCCCAATCCGAAGAGCGCACCCATGACGCCGGCTCCCGCTCCGAGGGCTATCAGTCCCAAAAGGATGAGGATCTCCATGGAAAACAGCATCTAATCGGGCGATATAGTTTTATCCGCAACCCCGATTCAAAGCCGTGGCCATATTACTCGTTAGATACGCTGAGATCGGGTTGAAGAGCACACCTGTCCGCAAGAGGTTCGAGAGCACGCTGAAGGATAACATGCTCAACATGCTCATGGAGGACGGGGTCGAGGCACTGGTCACCAACAAGGGTGCGAGATTCTACATAGAGGCCACAGATATCGATGCCGCGGTGAGATCCGCCAGGAAGGTCTTCGGAATCGCCTCCATATCCATTGCAGAAGAGTGCTCCTCCAAGATGGAGGACATGTGCCGCACCGGTGCGGAATATTCCCTGTCAAGGCTGTCCGAGGGGCAGTCCTTCGCTGTCAAGGCACGCAGGGAGGGAACACAGGGATACACAAGCCTCGACATGGGCAGGGAGATAGGCTCCGCCATATTCCTCGCCAATGAGGACAAGGGTATCAAGGTCGATCTCACGGATCCCGACGTGGTGTTCTTCGTGGAGGCCCGCGACAACCGCGCGTTCATCTTCCAGGATTACATCAGATGCCACGCGGGACTCCCGGTGGGGACGCAGGGCAAGGTCATCGCAGACATCGACGGTTCTGAGAGGAGCATCGTGTCCGCGTGGCTGATGATGAAGCGTGGATGCAGGGTCATGATCAGAGGCGACGGGGACTTCTCTCCCCTGAAGCAGTACGATACCTACCTGAGGAAGTTCAATCCAGAGAAGGACGACGAGAAGAAGATCCTTGGAATCGTCATGGGGACCGACCTCAAGGACCTGGAGGGCGTGGATGTCAGTCAGTATGAGCTACCTGTATTCTTCCCGACCATCGGAATGACCGACGAAGAAGTCCATGTTTTTTTCGAGACCATAATCAAAGGCCTCTGAATCCTTTAGAGCAAAAACAAGAAATATCCGCCCTTGCGGGCGGTTAAATGGTTTTACCTGAACGTAAGTGAGATCACTTGATTCTTCTCTGGTTCGCCTTGACCGAGGGTCTGGCCTTCTCAGCACCCTTTCCGGTGTGCCTCATTCCACGTCCCTTCTGTCCGGCGGAGGTCTTTCCGCGGTAGACACGGTTGGTGTGTGTCTTCTCGCAGATCCAGTTGATCTTGGGGTCGGCCTTGATGACGGGGTGTGCGGGATCGACGAGGATGACCTCATACCACTCCTGCTGTCCGTCTGCACCTACCCAGTAGGAGTTCAGAACCTCGAGGTTGGGGTATCTCTTCGCAGTCCTCTCCTCGGCCATCCTCTGGATGCTCTTGCCGGTGATGATCTGGTTGATTCCCTTCCTCTTTGCTCTCCTACCTGTGACGATGGCCCTCTTGCGGAAGGATCCCTTCCTGACCCTCGCCCTTACGATGACGTATCCCTGCTTGGCCTTGTATCCGAGTGCTCTGGCCCTGTCCAGACGGGTTGGCTTGTCGACGCGGACGAAGTTCTCTTCCTTCCTCCACTTGATGCGGCGCTCGTAGTTCAATGCCTTGACGTATGATTTCTCGGGTACGTCCCATGCATCAGCGATGTAGCTGTACATGCTCTTCCCGTTGACCGGGCGTGTTTCCTGAGTCTCTTCGCTCATTTTAATCACCTTTACGGATTCACCTTTCACGGCACATTTCCGTTCGTGAGGCTAAACGTCTCACAGAGTAAGGGGATGCCTATGTCGTATATAAAGAAAACAGTGCGCGCATATAGATTCGCGAATGAAGGGATAAAATCTCAGGACGGTTATACGCTGTCCGATCAAGATGTCCTCCAACGTGCCCGAGAGTCTCCAGAAGGTCCTTTCCGACGTCAAGCGTCCGGCCATGGCTTTCTCAGGGGGCGTCGATTCCACATACGTCCTCTACGCATGCGGGGAGCTGGGATTGGACGTCATACACTACTTCGTCAAGGGGGCATTCCAGACCGAGAGGGAGATGAGGAGGGCGACGGAACTGGCATCCTCGTTGGGATTCGATCTGAGCGTCATCCATTTCGACGTGATGTCCAGGGACGAGATCCTGGAGAACACGGAGGAGCGTTGCTACCTCTGCAAGAAGATGATCATGAATCTGATATCCGAGGAGGCCAAGGGGGACGGTCGGGAGGTCATCCTCGACGGGACCAACGCATCGGATGATATCGGCGAGAGACCGGGAATGAGGGTCCTGGGGGAACTGGGCATAAGGTCCCCGCTGAAGGAGGCCGGGCTCTCCAAGCAGGACATCAGGGAACTTTCCAAGAAGGCGGGACTCCCTACATGGGACATGCCGTCCGATTCATGTCTGGCCACGCGTATACCGCACGGTACCGCCATCACCCGCGAGCTTCTGATCCGTACCGAGGATGCCGAGGCGGACATCAGGGAGCTGGGCTTCAGGGACTTCAGGGTCCGTACCATAGGGGATGGAGCCTTGTTGGAGACGGAGATGGAACAGAGCGACCTGCTGGACAAGAAGCGCCACAAGGTCGAGAAGACTCTTCTGAAGTACTACGATTCCGTCTCATACGGAATAAGGAGGTCGCAGCTATGAATCCGAAGGAGATCCTGGAGGCCGTCAGGGACGGCAGCATGTCAGTCGATGATGCAGAGCGCATGCTGCGCTCCAGACCGTTCGTCGATCTTGGGTTCGCAAAGGTGGACACACAGAGGAGGTCCAGACAGGGTGCTTCGGAGGTCATCTACGGCGCCAGCAAGACTCCGGAGCAGTGCGTCAAGATCGCCTCCACTCTGCTTGAGAACGGGTCGGAATGCGTAATGGTCACCCGCTGCGGGAAGGAGGTCCACGACCTCGCGGAATCATCCGGATTGGAATCATACTATCATCAGGACGCAAGGATCTGCATCTTGGGAAGGGTTCCCGATGCAGAGAGGGAATCATACGTCTGCGTGGTCTGCGCAGGCACCAGCGACATACCTGTCGCCGAGGAGGCGGCGGTTACCGCCGAGATCCTCGGATGCAAGGTGAAGCGCCTGTACGATGCCGGTGTGGCGGGTATACACCGTCTGCTCTCCGATGCGGATACCATCATGGGGGCCACCGCTGTAGTTGTGGCCGCAGGCATGGAGGGAGCTCTCCCGAGTGTCGTCGGAGGATTGGTTAGCGTACCGGTCATCGCAGTTCCGACATCGGTGGGATACGGGGCATCCTTCGAAGGATTGACAGCATTGCTGGCTATGATGAATTCCTGTGCATCAACGGTCAGCGTCGTGAACATAGACAACGGCTTCGGTGCGGGCTATATCGCATCATTGATCGACAGGAAGGGATGAAGATGAAGGTGCTCTATCTAGAATGCAATGCTGGGGTATCGGGCGACATGCTGCTCGGAGCCCTATCCAATCTTCTCGAGGATCCCAAGGAGTTTGAGAAGATGATCGCATCGGCAGGCATCCCCGACGTGGAGGCGATAGTGGAGAAGGGCGAGAAATCGCACATCTCCGGTACAAGGGCGAAGATCATCGCTGCCGGACAGGAGGAAGGCGACTTCCACGACCATCACATTCAACATAGGACATTGCAGGATGTCCTGGACATCATCAAAGGGCTGAACGTCTCCGATTGGGTGAAGGAGCATGCCACTGCCATCTACAAGGATATGGCCGAGGCAGAATCAAAGGTTCACGGCGAATCCGTCGCCGAGATCCATTTCCACGAAGTAGGCATGTTAGATGCCATAGCGGACATAGTCGGTAGCTGCATGTTGATGGAGAGGTTGGCGCCAGAATATATCGTATCATCCGAACTCCGCACAGGATACGGTAACGTGGAATGCGCTCACGGACTTCTTCCGATCCCGGCACCGGCTACGGCCTTGCTTCTCAGAGGAGTCCCTTCATACGCAGGGGATCTGGAGGGGGAGTTCACAACACCTACCGGCGCAGCCATTATCAGGCATTTCGCAGAGGATTACGGCCAGCGCCCCAAGATGGTAATCGACGAAATTGGAGTGGGCTTAGGCCGTAAGGACTTCAGCATACCAAATATTATAAGAGCCTTCATCGGGGAATCGGATAACAAATTATTCGAAATCTATGAGATAAACTGTAACATCGACGATATGACCCCTGAGGATTTGGGTAGCATGATCGACATGCTTCTGGAGCAGGGGGCTCTCGATGCCACCATCTCTCAGACGATAATGAAGAAGGGAAGGCCGGGACAGAGGCTCACCTGCCTTTGCCGTCAGGATGATAAGGAGAGGTTAGCTAAGCTCATCCTCGAGAACACATCCACCATCGGTCTCAGGATCTGGAAAGCGGAGAGGTTCGAGATGGCATCGCATATGGAGGTCTGCCATACGCAGTATGGCGATATTCGCGTGAAGGTGTCCGAAGGCTACGGTATAAGGAAATGGAAGCCAGAGCACGACGATCTCCTGAAGGCCGCTGAAGCCCATGGAGTGACCGTCAGGGATGTCAGGGCAGGAATACGTTTCGATCCTGACCAGTGATCAGAACACCGAGTTGCGGCTCCTGTATAACAGGTATACCAGAACGGGTCCGCCGATCACGGCGGTTATTGCACCGACTGGGAGCATGATGGGATTCACCAGATCCTTCGATATTATGTCGGCCACCGTCAGCAGGAGTGCTCCAGTAATAGCAGATGCAGGGATCAGGAATCTGAGATTGCCTCCTCCTATCAGTCTGGAGATGTGAGGCGCCAGCAGGCAGATGAATCCGATGGCTCCGACGAAACTGACGATAATGGCAGTGGATAGACAGGCCAGGATCATCAGGATGATCCTCGTTCTGTGAACGTTGACTCCCAAGGAAAGTGCGGTGTCATCTCCCATACGTAATGCATCCATATCCTTAGTCATGTACATGGTCACAATCAGCGTGAGAACCATGGTTATCGCTACGTACGGGATGAATTCTAGGAGAACGCTGTTCAGGTCACCGACAGTCCAGAACATGGCAGCTTTGGTGGCTTCCGCATCACCGAAGTACTGAGAAAGCGTAGTACAGGCGCTGAACACGTATGATATGGCGACTCCGATCAAGACCATCGATGCAGGGGACATGTTCCTTCTCGAAGAGGCGAACAGGATCAGCATCGCGGGAACCAGTGAGAATGCGAACGCATTCAGGATGGTGCCGTATCTTCCGGCGACGGCAGTGAATCCGAACAGGATGGAGAGCGATGCTCCGAACGCAGCGCTTGAAGACACTCCGAGCGTGTATGGTGTTGCAAGGCTGTTCCTCAATATGGTCTGAGTGATCGCTCCGCCTATGGCCAGGGTGGCACCTGCGAAGAGTCCCATGAGCACTCTTGGTAGGTAGGTGTTCATGACGATGTGGCTGGTACGGTAGGGGACATCAAAGGTTCCCGGGAAGAATTGGTTGATGATGACCTCGTAAACCTGGACGGGAGTGATATTCGTGGAGCTGATTGTGACCGACCACGACATGAGTCCAAAGGTCATGATGGTCACGATGGCGACGTATGCGATCCTGCGTTTACTCTGACGTTTGATCTCTTCCCTGGAATCGCTCACTTTCTCTTCCATCTCACTGCCCCCACGTTTACTTTGTCCCTCTGCTCCTTGCGGTAGTCCGAACGGATGTAGCTGAGGAGATCTGGATTGTCGGCATCGATGTCGAAGACCTCAGCGAGCCTGATCGCTGTCTGTTCTTCGGTCTCGTCCGGTACCGGGCGACTGAAGGTTTTGGTCTCGAATTCCGGTTCTAGTCCAAGTTCCTCGCATATGTTGTGGATCATCTCGATATCCGTATGTTTGCTAACAATGTCGTTGAAAATGGCCTGTTGGGCTGCGATAGGGATCCGCAGATCGTTGGATGCGAATACGACCCCGCGTTCTGAGCAGTCTGCCATTCTTTGAAGATGCTTGTGTATATCCTCCATGAATATGGAGAACGAAGCGAATGCGACAGCATAGTTTGAGTCAGGTGAGAATGCCTGCCATGTGCTGCGCACGATGTCGATGTTGGATATTCCGCAGCTCTGAGCCTCTGCTCTGAGAGCTTCTAGCATGGGTTGGGATCCGTCGATGGCTGTTACTCTTTTGCAGGTCTTTGCCAGCGGTAAGGCCAGACGTCCGGTGCCGCATCCGATGTCCAGACAGATGTCGTCTTTTTCTGCGGAGATTAGCGAAAGCTGCCATTCCGTCATCTCGGCGAATATGGAGTTCTTGCGGACCGATTCGACCCTGTCATCCCAGAAACCTTCCTTATCAAGATTCTTCCTGGATGTGGACGAGACCTCGTGGTTCCACACGCTGTTCCAATCTTTCGACATGATATCATATGGGAGGGGCGTTGGCCCCTCCGGTTTCAAAGCTGTTTGTAGATGACTACAGCGTCTTCCGTGACGTCGTATCCGGATACTCCGAGCCACTCCTTGACGTAGCTGTTGTGGAGCTTGTAGGGGTTCAGGTCGCTGAAGATATCGGGGTTGATGATCTTGGCGATGTACGCTGCCAGGAGAACTCCTCCGCTGCAACCGTTCCTCAAGTCTCCCGAGTCGATGTGCAGATAATCGGGGCCGTCCAGTTCGGCTTTGACCATTTCCTTGTTGTTGGCGTAGGTCCATGCAACCTCGAAGTCAGAGTAGTCGTTGGTACAGTATCCGTGAGAGACTCCGGACATCGCGGTTCCGGCATAGGTGTATTCGACGGTGTGGCAGAAGATGTAATCCACATATACTGCGGGATCGTCGTTGAATACAGCGTCGTATTGTACGGCCAGACTGTATTTTCCCTTTTCTGAGTAGCCGCTCTCGCTGATATCCTGAAGGACGTTGTGTCCTCCGGCGACTATGACCGCCTGTCCCTGAGGATCGTTCTTGTTGTACAGGGTCATGTTGGTACGGGCATCGTCCGAGAGGTAGCTGTTCTGATAGTTGGTCATGATGACGTGGGGCTTGTCCTCCTCAGCAATGTTCTTGGTCTTGTCCATGAGATAGTTGAGCTGACCGAGAATCCAGTCGACGTAGGCCTCTGCGCGGTCAACTTTGTTGAGAATGTATCCCGCCTTGAGGATTCCGTGAACGTACGAGGAGTTCTCTGCTGCGATGAGGTCAGGGGTGTACAGTCCGAGGTACACAACATCGCAGTCCACGAGCTTTGTCTGCTTGGTGTAGATGAGGTCAGGATCGTAGCTGAAGCTGAAGAGAATGTCCAGCTCGTAGCTGTTGATCAAGTCGTAGTCAGGGGTGTTCATCGAATGCATATTCAAAACTGCGTCCCTCTGGGCCTCGTTCTGGAAGTAGAAGTCCTTCAGCTGGTAGGGAGCGTAATCCACCGCCACAACCTTATCAATGACTCCGAGGATCATACACAGTTCAGTGTTACAGAAATATTCAGCACCGATACGGCTGATGTCGGTTGATACAGTCATGTCCTTTCCGTTTCCGTCGAGGAAGCGTATCTCCGTTGCCTTTCCAGATGCGATCTTCTTGATGCATTCTACATCCTTACTGTCGATCTTCGAATCGTTGTTCACATCCGCAAACTCGGTTGTGATCTTAGGGACAGTTGTTCCCTTTTCTTTTGCATCGATGTAATCCTGAAGGAGCTTGGCGTCCTTCTCGTCCACATCGTTGTCTCCGTCGACGTTTCCGAATACTTCCAATCCGTATCCTCCAACGTCTTTCTTGCCGAAGGCACCGCTCATTATGAGGTAAGCGGCGACTCCACCGATGACCACGATCGCGGCCACGATGATTACGATGAGCTTAGAGTTCATAGGGAGGGAAAGTATGTCCAATTATTTATAGTAACACTAAAACTAAAATAGTAACACTACTATATGGCCAGTATGGGCCTATCAGTCAAGGATATGCACTTCGGGTACGCCGAATATGACACCCTAAAGGGCATAGAGTTGGATGTATCTGACGGCGAGGTATTGGGTATCGTTGGACCGAACGGATCCGGCAAAACCACGTTAATCCGTTGCATTTCTCGCATCTTGGAGCCATCACTAGGAACTATGCTCTTGGACGGCCAGGACCTTATGTCCATGTCCCGCAAGGAGATTGCCAAGAACATCTCCTTCGTCCCGCAGAACATCGTGTCTGATCAGGTCCCCCCTTCTGTTTTCGAAGTGGTGCTGATGGGCAGACTGCCTTACATCACATGGGATTATTCCGATGAGGACAAGGAGATCGCCTGGAAGGCTATGGAGGAGATGAATGTCATGGAGTTCGCTTCTAGGCCCTTCAACAGACTGAGCAGCGGCCAGTCGCAGAGGGTGCTGATCGCACGTGCAATCGCACAGGGAGCGAAGCTTATCATGCTCGATGAGCCCACCAGCAATCTGGATGTCCGCTATCAGTTGGATGTACTCGAGACGATCAACACAACCGTGAAGGAGAAGAACCTCTGCGGATGCATGATCCTACACGATCTGAATCTGGCCATGAGGTTCTGTGACCGCATCCTGATGTTGAATGATGGAAAGGTAGAGGCCTTGGGCCGTACAGAGGATGTATTGACTCCTGAGAATGTGGAGAAGGTCTTCGGCATCTCAATAGATGTGAACCGGGAATACGGAAGACCAAGAATAATTGTGCTGGACTGAATCAGTACTTGAACTTCCCGTCGACGAACTCTACCTCGGACCTCTCGCCGTCCGGCCAGGTATGGTATCCGACTCCCTGTGCCTTTCCGCACTTGAAGTATGCCTCGTCCTTCGATCCGTCAGGGTAGGTGATTATGCCCTTTCCGTGGTACATGTTCTCCCTGAATTCGCCCTCGTACTTCTCTCCGGTCGCCTTCAGGTAGATGCCGTAGCCCTCGAACATGTTGCTGACGAACTCGCCGGTGTAGCGGTCCCCGTCAGCGCAGATGTAGACGCCCTTGCCATGGAACATCCCGTCCCTGAACTGGCCTTCGTACCTGGCGCCGGATGCGAACTTGTAGATCCCGTGTCCGTTGAAGTTACCGTACTCGATCTCTCCGTCGTAGACGTCGCCGTTGGGCATCTTAATCTCTTGAAGCTTTGGCATTCTCTCACCTATGGACATGGTATCCTGTCTCCCTCTAATAAACAGTATTGCTGTTCAGCGGCATCGTGAACCGATGAACGATGCGGTCGATCAGAAGAAGTCATCCAAGCTCTTCGTTTTCGGCTTGGGTTTCTCCGGAGGAGCGGGTTCCGATTTCTTCTTAGGCGTGTCCGTGCTGGAAGCGAATTTGCCGCTGAAGAGCGTCGCCTGCTGATTGCCCATGAGGAGGTCCTTCTCCTCCCATCCGAACACCTCTGTGATGCGGGAGGCAGTCTGAGAAAGGCGCTCGGCATAGTACTTGTAATCCGGTTTGCCGGTGAACTCCACACCGCTGATGTACGGCTCCACCGTCTGAGGTGCGGATTTGGAATCGGTGACGATCCACGATACCTTCATCCCTGGGATGAAGTCGTATCCCATTTCGATCATCTTCTTG
The nucleotide sequence above comes from Methanomassiliicoccales archaeon LGM-RCC1. Encoded proteins:
- a CDS encoding NCS2 family permease, with the protein product MSELSVKIDNFFHITERGSDLKTEIKGGVITFLAMFYILAVNPSILAPAAGEELFGQLVTATALASCVSCILMGLYARFPIALAPGMGINAFVSYTVVLSMGFSYPQALLIVLISGIAFFILTVSGLRMKILQAIPMVMKLAITAGIGFFIVVVGLFNAGIIIHATGSALELGDLSAPGTLLALACIVITMFFWARNSWGAVLIGIIATIIIGFVGGALFGWDTVVNGAQLIPGVGTAAITDLISMPDFGLFGVVFDIGSIEGTMWSAFIVSIISLLIIDMFDTTGTIVGVSRSAGIMDEDGEIKGNEKALEVDAVATVFGAVAGTSTTTSFIESSTGIAAGARTGLMAVVVGLLFMAMLFFVPAFAIITPACTVGALFLVGLAMITALREIEWNDYTTIATVFVTLFMMGLSGSITNGIALGTFAYIICMVAEGKWRDISLVLWAFEIIFLVHFILLYEFTP
- a CDS encoding DUF1634 domain-containing protein; the protein is MNMNKAIAWTLRIGIVLGLILIVIGEFMTEGNPFLYYGVLILITSPMFAVVTAFIGLILEKDWKWAAVAGVVVAIVVSGAFLAMM
- a CDS encoding sulfite exporter TauE/SafE family protein codes for the protein MEILILLGLIALGAGAGVMGALFGLGGGVIFVPVLMLAFGMAPAEAAAVSLVGIVAGSVGASSVFVEKGLANIRLGLMLEVTTTIGAVAGALIAGYLQEWLLSLIFCAVMIYSGVRMILSPERVVEPNGEGGKMCFEYKDEASGECISYHVQNAGTGSLACVFAGMMSSMTGVGGGAIKVPVMNLIMHVPMKAASSTSSYMIGITAFSGAITYFFSGQLDLTFAGGVAIGAFIGALLGTYLARKLDTKYIRRYFSVVLFFMATLVLLRVGGIL
- a CDS encoding THUMP domain-containing protein, which encodes MAILLVRYAEIGLKSTPVRKRFESTLKDNMLNMLMEDGVEALVTNKGARFYIEATDIDAAVRSARKVFGIASISIAEECSSKMEDMCRTGAEYSLSRLSEGQSFAVKARREGTQGYTSLDMGREIGSAIFLANEDKGIKVDLTDPDVVFFVEARDNRAFIFQDYIRCHAGLPVGTQGKVIADIDGSERSIVSAWLMMKRGCRVMIRGDGDFSPLKQYDTYLRKFNPEKDDEKKILGIVMGTDLKDLEGVDVSQYELPVFFPTIGMTDEEVHVFFETIIKGL
- a CDS encoding 50S ribosomal protein L15e produces the protein MSEETQETRPVNGKSMYSYIADAWDVPEKSYVKALNYERRIKWRKEENFVRVDKPTRLDRARALGYKAKQGYVIVRARVRKGSFRKRAIVTGRRAKRKGINQIITGKSIQRMAEERTAKRYPNLEVLNSYWVGADGQQEWYEVILVDPAHPVIKADPKINWICEKTHTNRVYRGKTSAGQKGRGMRHTGKGAEKARPSVKANQRRIK
- the larE gene encoding ATP-dependent sacrificial sulfur transferase LarE, with the translated sequence MSSNVPESLQKVLSDVKRPAMAFSGGVDSTYVLYACGELGLDVIHYFVKGAFQTEREMRRATELASSLGFDLSVIHFDVMSRDEILENTEERCYLCKKMIMNLISEEAKGDGREVILDGTNASDDIGERPGMRVLGELGIRSPLKEAGLSKQDIRELSKKAGLPTWDMPSDSCLATRIPHGTAITRELLIRTEDAEADIRELGFRDFRVRTIGDGALLETEMEQSDLLDKKRHKVEKTLLKYYDSVSYGIRRSQL
- the larB gene encoding nickel pincer cofactor biosynthesis protein LarB, producing the protein MNPKEILEAVRDGSMSVDDAERMLRSRPFVDLGFAKVDTQRRSRQGASEVIYGASKTPEQCVKIASTLLENGSECVMVTRCGKEVHDLAESSGLESYYHQDARICILGRVPDAERESYVCVVCAGTSDIPVAEEAAVTAEILGCKVKRLYDAGVAGIHRLLSDADTIMGATAVVVAAGMEGALPSVVGGLVSVPVIAVPTSVGYGASFEGLTALLAMMNSCASTVSVVNIDNGFGAGYIASLIDRKG